One part of the Halobacteriovoraceae bacterium genome encodes these proteins:
- a CDS encoding HAMP domain-containing histidine kinase, with the protein MYSAKNLSKLSALHVKLGDLSTIYQNVNIFKEILNDISITVYNKDDQIIYKTELPTSPGDQFIRVNINYGGTYVGKITLRYKRIKYNFKNRDYILLGIVSITIFILLLLVYIILYRKSFDIQRLLNCLTLLDIDNTRNIDVQNEKIDNDIKDIYLKINKFILYRLEAISNAESAKSSQALYQLSKQVAHDIRSPLAALDIAIKSIPDETKFERTIFNSAINRIHDLANDLLSKNKEPGDQEKQIEKISIARLLNLITSEKRLEYSKNMNLKIEFTILDGGYESFCVFSKKEFSRIISNLINNSVEASNEKQNDIFINLSSDKENVTIEVSDTGKGIPNEYLDKIFIQGESIGKENGNGLGLFHAKSLVESFGGKINVISEIGKGTTITIRIPKIVPPESFVSQISLKRDSKIVLIEDDPSVHKAWESRFKREIKSFFTLESFKKWKVENDESGYIYIFDQEFKKESTNGLETILELGITKESILCTSHYENSEIQKTCEKSGIGLVDKSMIPYIPIIIEEDSKIRNLSILIDDDPLVRLVWKTRAKEQGIEFKCFSNEDDFYNELPNISKDSPIYIDSCLGDGVKGEDIARDLVTCGYEKVSIATGYEKERFSDLPKQIKIQGKGSPW; encoded by the coding sequence ATGTACTCTGCTAAAAATTTATCAAAACTATCAGCATTACATGTAAAATTAGGTGATTTAAGCACTATTTATCAAAACGTTAATATTTTCAAAGAGATACTGAACGATATCTCAATTACGGTATACAACAAAGACGATCAGATAATATACAAAACAGAATTACCAACAAGTCCTGGAGATCAATTTATCCGAGTTAATATAAATTACGGTGGTACTTATGTTGGTAAAATTACTTTAAGGTATAAAAGAATAAAATATAATTTTAAAAATAGAGATTATATACTTTTAGGGATAGTCAGTATTACGATCTTTATACTTCTATTACTAGTATATATAATTTTGTATAGAAAAAGTTTTGATATTCAAAGATTACTAAATTGCTTAACTTTGCTAGATATAGACAACACAAGAAACATAGATGTTCAAAATGAAAAAATAGATAATGACATTAAAGATATCTACCTAAAAATTAATAAGTTTATTTTATATAGGCTCGAAGCAATTTCAAATGCCGAAAGCGCAAAAAGTAGTCAGGCGTTATACCAACTTTCAAAACAAGTAGCTCACGATATCCGCTCTCCCCTTGCCGCGCTTGACATCGCTATTAAGTCTATACCTGATGAAACCAAATTTGAAAGAACCATATTTAATTCAGCAATTAACAGAATTCACGACCTGGCAAATGATCTTCTTAGCAAGAACAAAGAACCTGGAGATCAAGAAAAACAGATTGAAAAAATCTCCATTGCAAGACTTTTAAATCTCATAACATCTGAAAAAAGGCTCGAATATTCAAAAAACATGAATTTAAAAATTGAATTTACGATTCTTGACGGAGGTTATGAGTCATTTTGTGTTTTTAGTAAAAAAGAATTCTCTAGAATTATATCCAATCTAATCAATAATTCCGTAGAAGCTTCAAATGAAAAACAGAATGATATATTTATCAATCTTAGCTCTGATAAAGAAAATGTAACTATTGAAGTAAGTGATACTGGCAAGGGAATACCGAATGAATATCTAGACAAAATTTTTATTCAAGGTGAATCTATTGGCAAGGAAAACGGCAATGGACTAGGTCTTTTTCACGCAAAAAGTTTAGTAGAGTCTTTTGGCGGTAAAATTAATGTAATAAGCGAAATTGGCAAGGGAACCACTATAACTATCAGAATACCAAAAATTGTTCCACCAGAGTCCTTTGTTAGTCAAATTAGTCTTAAAAGAGATTCCAAAATTGTCCTAATAGAAGACGATCCTTCAGTCCATAAAGCATGGGAATCAAGATTTAAAAGAGAAATAAAGTCTTTCTTTACGCTGGAGTCATTTAAAAAGTGGAAAGTCGAAAACGATGAGAGTGGATATATCTATATTTTTGATCAAGAATTTAAAAAAGAAAGCACTAATGGGCTTGAAACCATTCTTGAATTAGGAATAACAAAAGAAAGTATTCTGTGCACCAGCCATTACGAAAACTCAGAAATTCAAAAAACATGTGAGAAAAGTGGTATCGGTCTCGTAGATAAGAGTATGATCCCATATATCCCTATCATTATAGAAGAAGACTCTAAGATTAGAAATTTATCAATCCTAATTGATGATGACCCACTCGTTAGGTTGGTGTGGAAAACAAGAGCAAAGGAACAGGGGATCGAATTTAAGTGTTTTTCAAATGAAGATGATTTTTATAACGAGCTACCTAATATATCCAAAGACTCACCTATTTACATTGATTCTTGTCTCGGAGATGGTGTAAAAGGTGAAGATATAGCTAGAGACTTAGTTACTTGTGGATATGAAAAAGTATCCATTGCAACTGGATATGAAAAGGAGCGCTTTTCTGATCTACCTAAACAAATCAAAATTCAAGGAAAAGGGTCTCCCTGGTAA